A section of the Candidatus Nitrosacidococcus sp. I8 genome encodes:
- a CDS encoding OsmC family protein, with protein MKAQIKWIEACSFLGHSGSGHSVIMDGPAESGGQNLGIRPMEMLLLGMGGCTAFDVVQILKKSRQSITDCTVEISAQRAESDPKVFTHIHAHFKIFGYQLTEHHVARAIKLSSEKYCSASIMLGKIATISHDYKIIHVDTNQEK; from the coding sequence ATGAAAGCACAGATTAAATGGATTGAAGCGTGTAGTTTTTTAGGTCACTCTGGAAGTGGACATTCTGTGATTATGGATGGTCCTGCTGAAAGTGGAGGACAGAACCTTGGTATTCGTCCTATGGAAATGCTCTTACTAGGCATGGGGGGGTGCACTGCTTTTGATGTGGTACAAATTTTAAAAAAAAGCAGGCAGTCTATTACGGATTGTACTGTAGAAATTTCAGCACAACGTGCAGAAAGCGATCCTAAAGTATTTACTCATATTCATGCCCATTTTAAGATTTTTGGTTATCAGCTAACAGAGCACCATGTAGCCCGAGCTATTAAACTTTCTAGCGAAAAATACTGCTCTGCCTCTATTATGCTAGGAAAAATAGCTACAATAAGTCATGATTATAAAATAATTCATGTAGATACAAACCAAGAAAAATAA
- a CDS encoding VOC family protein codes for MNNPPSVIGLCHVALFVSNLEPCEDFYVNIIGMQVQWRPDKDNVYLSSGSDNLALHRLPKDQVPHGIQRLDHIGFIVSTHALIDHWYEYLKSYKVTMKTEPHTHRDGARSFYCIDPSGTTVQFIALNHKKP; via the coding sequence TTGAATAATCCTCCATCCGTTATTGGGTTATGTCATGTAGCACTATTTGTTAGTAATCTTGAACCTTGTGAAGACTTCTATGTAAATATTATAGGAATGCAAGTGCAATGGAGGCCAGATAAAGATAATGTATATCTTAGTTCGGGAAGTGATAATCTTGCATTGCATCGTTTACCTAAAGATCAAGTACCCCACGGCATACAAAGACTCGATCATATTGGTTTTATAGTATCTACCCATGCACTTATAGATCATTGGTATGAGTATTTGAAAAGCTATAAAGTGACAATGAAGACGGAGCCACATACCCACAGAGATGGAGCACGTAGCTTTTATTGTATCGATCCTAGTGGAACTACAGTGCAGTTTATTGCATTGAATCATAAAAAACCTTAA